The following is a genomic window from Sporosarcina jeotgali.
CTTTTTCCCAGCTGTGTTACCGCTCATTAATCCGCGTATGAATTACCGTAACCACCGTAAAATCGTCGTGGTCGATGGGCGGATCGGGTATGTTGGCGGATTCAACGTAGGAGACGAGTATCTCGGAATGAGCAAGAAGTTTGGCTATTGGCGGGATACGCATTTACGTATTGAAGGCAGTGCCGTGCATCCGCTGCAAACCCGTTTCTTATTAGATTGGAATCAGGCATTGGCATCGAGTGAAGTTCAATACAACGACCGCTACTTCCCTGTCATTCCCCGTAAAGGTTCTGTGGGCATGCAAATTGTTTCAAGCGGACCCGATGCAGAATGGGAACAGATCAAAGACGGCTATTTAAAGATGATTTTCATCGCGAAAGAATACATTTACATTCAAACGCCCTATTTCATTCCTGATGTCAGTTTCTTGGACGCGCTGCGAATTGCGTGCTTGTCTGGAATCGATGTACGGATCATGATTCCGAATAAGCCAGATCACATGTTTGTTTATTGGGCGACGTATTCGAATATCGGCAGTTTGCTGAAGGCGGGGGCCCGCGTCTACATTTACGAAAACGGATTCATTCATGCGAAGCAAATTGTGGTGGATGATGAGCTATCGACTGTGGGGACTGCCAATATCGATGAGCGGAGTTTCCGTCTTAACTTTGAGATAAATGCATTCATCTACGACCGCGAGAAGTCACGTGAGCTCGCGGAGCTGTTTGAACAGGATATCCACTTGTCGACGGAACTGACGTACGATATGTATTTGAATCGTTCTCGTACGATTAAGATTAAAGAGTCCGTTTCACGGTTGTTGTCTCCAATTTTATAAATGGTTCAGTGTTGGGATATCTCCTTTTTGGGAGGTATCTTTTTTTGGGGTGGAGGTATGGGGGTGCTTGAGGGAATGAGCGGGTTGACCGACTGAACGGGCGGGTTCCTCGACGAAACGAGCGGGTTGACCGACTGAACGAGCGGGTTCCTCGACGAAACGAGCGGGTTGACCGACTGAACGGGCGGGTTTCTCACCGGAACGAGCGGGTTCACCGACTGAACGAGCGGGTTCACCGACGAAACGAGCGGGTTCCTCACCGGAATGAGCGGGTTGACCGACGAAACGAGCGGGTTCCTCGACGAAACGAACGGGTTGACCGACAGAACGAGCGGGTTCCTCGACGGAACGAGCGGGTTCCTCGACAGAACGAGCGGGTTGACCGACTGAACGAGCGGGTTCCTCGATGGAACGAGCGGGTTGACCCACTGAATGAGCGGGTTCCTCGACGGAACGAGCGGGTTGACCGACTGAACGAGCGGGTTCCTCGATAGAACGGGCGGGTTGACCGACTGAACGAGCGGGTTCCTCGATGGAACGAGCGGGTTCCTGGATGGAACGGGCGGGTTCCTCGACGAAACGAGCGGGTTGACCGACAGAACGGGCGGGTTCCTGGATGGAACGAGCGGGTTCCTCGACGAAACGAGCGGGTTGCCACACGAAACGTGCTCTCCCCCCTCCCTTAAGTCCCCACAAAACTCCCATTGCACCAGCGGAACTGTCGCGAATAAAAAAGAGGCTGGGACACAACCAGTCAGATTGAAGCAAAAAAAGCGAGTGTTCACCGATTTTTGGTGAGCACTCGCTTTTTTTCTCGTATTCTTTCCGTTTTCTGATGCCTGAATGTTGTTTATGGCCGTGTATTTCCTCAAATTCACGGCCATGAATGCGAAGCCCAGTTCATTTTTCACCTTATCATTTCCCCGCACAGAGAAACGAGTGAACGCCAAATTCGCCTTCAGAAATCCAAAAACTGGTTCTACGTCGATTTTCCGTTGACCGTAGAGTGAACCTGTTTTCTCTTCTGAAAGCTTCGCTCGAATGATTGTTTTATGCATTTCCCATTTTTCATTGATATACAATTTCCGGTTGTTGCCTTCCTGCGCTTTCGTACAAAGGGAGCGCAATGGGCAATCGGAACAATCGTCGCATTCATACGCTTTGTATTCGCGTGTGAATCCGTATTTGTCGGTTCGTTTTGAAAAATGGCTAAATCCTAGCCTGCGGCCATTCGGACAAGTGTAGGAATCCGCTTCCTCATCATAAGCCCAGTTCATTGTGTTGAACGGATCTTCTTTGTATTTCTTTGTCTTTTCCTTCCGATACTGATTATAGGTGATCAATGGTGTACGCTTTCTGTTTTCAAGGATATCTCCATAGTTCTGTTCACTGCCATAACCAGCATCTGCGACTATGTACTCCGGCAGCTCGAAATAGTCTTTCTCGATGAGATTAAGAAACGGGATGAGTGTTCGTGTATCCGTTGGGTTTGGGTAGATATCGTAAGCAAGCGCATACTGTCCTTCGGTTGCCACTTGCACATTGTAGCCTGCCTTGAGCTGGCCATTACTCATATGATCCTCCTTCATCCTCATGAAGGTGGCGTCATGATCCGTCTTGGAATAGCTGTTACGGTCTCCAAAAATCGCCATGTCGATCCGGTATTTCTCTTTGCGTTGTAAAAAATCCTGGAACTTTTTTCGATACTGTTTTGGTTCCTTGCGTTGCGACCGCAGCTCTTTTCGAACTTCTGTATCGTCGCTTTCTTCAATTTTTTCATCGTAGGTCTGTACCGTATCTTCCAGCTTGTTGAGGATGTTGGACAGTTCGTTCGTGGTAAGCTCGTCCGAACTTTCTCGTTCGATCTCCGGTATGATGTTCTTTTCCAAAAGCTCCTCATACATCTGATTCGATTTTTCGACCAGGCTCGCACTGTATCTTTCAACGGCTTTACGCCAGACGAAGGTGTACTTGTTAGCATTGGCTTCGAGTTTAGTCCCGTCTATGAAGATGGCTTCTTCTTCGATTTGCTTTTCTTCTACGAGTCGGCAGCGGAATTGTACAAAGCATTGGCGAAGAAGCTCTTTCACTTCGGGGTGGACCCGGAAGCGATTGATCGTACGATAGGTTGGTTCATATCCCTGAGCCAGCCACATCATCCGGACACTGTCTTTCAAAAGCCCTTCAATCTTTCTGCCAGAAAACACGGACTGGGTGTAAGCGCAGAGCAAAATCTTCATCATCATGCGCGGATGATAGGCAGGGCAGCCGGTTTCACGCAAAAAGCCTGTGAAGGCTTCTCCGGGGATCGACTCCACGAGCTCATTCACAGCGTAGGCAATATCATCTTTCTGTAGCTTCATTTCCATATCGAGCGGCAAAATTAGTTGATTCATGTTATACTCTTTAAACATAGGAAGACCTCCTTAAATGGTTTGTGGTGAATCTATTTTAACAGAGTGTCTTCCTATTTTCCTTTCTAAAATACCAAAAGAACGAATCCCTAGGATAATTCCTTAGGATTCGTTCTTTTTTAATTTACTGAGTTTTGTCCCAGCCTCTTTTCACTCCACTCCAAGGTATTCTTCGAGTGTGATATTTTTCTTGAAGATTTCTTCGGATAGCGGCTTTCCCACATAGCGGTAGTGCCAGGCTTCGTGCATATATCCTGTGATGTCTTCTTTGTGATCCGGGTAGCGCAAAATGAAACCGTACCGGTGCGCATTCGCAAGCAGCCACTTGCCTGCTTCTGTAGTACCAAACGAAGAGGACGCCCAGTGCTTTTCGTGATTTACTTCACCAATATCAAATGCTAGACCTGTTTGATGTTCAGAGTAGCCAGGTCGTGCGCTGTAGCGGTCTGCCGCCTCTACTCCATCCCGATCCGCATAGCGGTTGTATAGCGTCACTTGATAATCATAAGAGCGATATGTGCTGAACGCCGTTAAGTTAAAGCTGGACAGTTTCGCTTCTGCAGCCATTTCTTCAAATGCAGCACGTGCTTCCTTGCTCTCACCTGGGGCAAAGTCTTCTGGCAGCGGAAATTTTTTGTTGGCAATTAAGATGTTGTTCACATAGTGAGGTTGAGTTGGCAATTTCTGTCCCTCCACATATCCTCCATCAAAAGGCTGATTGCCGTTGCTTGGTTCTACGGGTTTTTCCGGAAGTGCCGGCTCTCCTTTTTCGACAGGAGGGAGATTTTGTTTATCGTTTTCTTTCTCTTCTGCACTCGGTTTAGATGGATCTTCTTCAGTCTCAGTCAAAAATTCTGTTGATTCACTGGAAGAATTCGAAATGCCTGCTTGCTGCAGCGTTTTCTCAACATCCCAATCATTAACCCCAACCCATACTGCCAGCCCTGCCATCGCGGCTGCGATTAATAATAGCGCCGCTTTGAGCCCCTTGGATTGTTTCTTACTCGCACGCCTTCTGTCTTGTCTTCGTTTCATTAGAGAATTGCCCTCTTTCATATCTATATCTTACTGTCTATTTTCAGTTTTTTGAATGTTACAGGATTATTACAAACAGTCCATTTCATAGTCTACCATCATTTCTGTCCCAGGACTACTGTGCCTTTTTAAAAGTGTGTGCTATGATTACTTTTTCAGCATGATTCTTTAACTAAGGATGATTTTAATGGCTAATCAACGATGGCTTTCTGCCAGTTTTTTTGTATTCTTCTTTACGTGGGGTATCTTTCTTCCCTATTGGACCGGATGGTTAACCATTGAAAAAGGTCTTGCTGTTTCTACAGCCAGCGTCATCATGGGAGTCGGAATGGCCGCAAGAGCGCTCACTACGTTCCTCGTCTTTCCTGTATTGACGAATAGGTCCGCTCTCAGAAGAGTGATCCAAGGGCTAGCAATTCTCTCCTTGCTGCTCACCATTCTTTATTTGCCCGATTCACCACTGTGGGTACTGGCAGCCATTACGATATTATTCAGCGCGGTCTATCCGATGGTATTGCCCGCTGTCGAGAGTGGTGCCACTCTATTAATGCAGTCTGAGCACATCCATTACGGAAAAAGCCGTTCTTTTGGGTCCATCGGATATACAGTCGCTTTACTGCTCGTCGGTGCAGCAACGTCCATTTGGAGCGAACAATCAATTTTGTATTTGATGATTGCCGGCCTTGCTGCTGCGGTTCTATTTTTCATGAGAAGTGCACCAGCTGTTCTTGATAAAACTCCTGAACGCACATCAGCTAGTATTTCTCAGACTAAGTTAAGGACGTTGTTCCAAACAAAAGGGTTTCTAGTCATAACACTGCTAGCCGTTTTACTGCAAGGGGCCCACGCTGCCTATTATAGCTTTGGGTTTATTTACTTAGATGATTTGAATGTTTCAGGTTTTTGGATTGGCGTAATTTTAAACGTTGCCGTGTTATTCGAGATTCTTTTCTTCCGCGTTTCAGACCGGATGCTGGCAAATGTAAAGATTTCAACGATGTTCTTAATTGCCGCAATTGGTTCAACAGTTCGCTGGATTGTTGTTTTTCTATTTCCGATTACGTCCGTATTTGTGGTTACGCAAATGCTGCATGCCATATCTTTTGGTATTGCACATTATGCTTTCATCCAATATATATCCACTCGTCTTCCAAAGCAGCAGATCGCTTCTGCACAAGGAATGTACGCAGCCTTCGCAATGAGCTTGAGTACCGCATTTTTGACGATTCCTGCAGGATATTTATACGACATCACTCCTGGACTTGCGTTTTTAGGAATGGCAGTGTGTACAGTTCCTGCTATCTTTATTGTACTTTTCACTCGACGAAAACTTGCATACTAAAAAAGGAAACGGTACTGCGCAATGCGCGCTGCCGTTTCCTTTTTTATCCTAGTAATCTTAAAAATAAGACGACCGCCAAGGCGATTGCAAATA
Proteins encoded in this region:
- the cls gene encoding cardiolipin synthase, whose protein sequence is MAGIIGFLTIALLILNILLAGVLIFLERRDAASTWAWLLVLFFIPLLGFIIYLLFGRQLRKRHLFRWSGRDRIGIESLIDYQMEAIEDETFEFQLDDTAHYHDMIYLHLRNNHALLTQDNDMEIFNDGAAKFEALIEDLENAKDHIHFQYYIMRLDKLGSRIMEVLVRKAKQGVKVRVLFDDIGSRGLHVKHLKELTDAGGEAVSFFPAVLPLINPRMNYRNHRKIVVVDGRIGYVGGFNVGDEYLGMSKKFGYWRDTHLRIEGSAVHPLQTRFLLDWNQALASSEVQYNDRYFPVIPRKGSVGMQIVSSGPDAEWEQIKDGYLKMIFIAKEYIYIQTPYFIPDVSFLDALRIACLSGIDVRIMIPNKPDHMFVYWATYSNIGSLLKAGARVYIYENGFIHAKQIVVDDELSTVGTANIDERSFRLNFEINAFIYDREKSRELAELFEQDIHLSTELTYDMYLNRSRTIKIKESVSRLLSPIL
- a CDS encoding M15 family metallopeptidase — translated: MKRRQDRRRASKKQSKGLKAALLLIAAAMAGLAVWVGVNDWDVEKTLQQAGISNSSSESTEFLTETEEDPSKPSAEEKENDKQNLPPVEKGEPALPEKPVEPSNGNQPFDGGYVEGQKLPTQPHYVNNILIANKKFPLPEDFAPGESKEARAAFEEMAAEAKLSSFNLTAFSTYRSYDYQVTLYNRYADRDGVEAADRYSARPGYSEHQTGLAFDIGEVNHEKHWASSSFGTTEAGKWLLANAHRYGFILRYPDHKEDITGYMHEAWHYRYVGKPLSEEIFKKNITLEEYLGVE
- a CDS encoding MFS transporter; the protein is MANQRWLSASFFVFFFTWGIFLPYWTGWLTIEKGLAVSTASVIMGVGMAARALTTFLVFPVLTNRSALRRVIQGLAILSLLLTILYLPDSPLWVLAAITILFSAVYPMVLPAVESGATLLMQSEHIHYGKSRSFGSIGYTVALLLVGAATSIWSEQSILYLMIAGLAAAVLFFMRSAPAVLDKTPERTSASISQTKLRTLFQTKGFLVITLLAVLLQGAHAAYYSFGFIYLDDLNVSGFWIGVILNVAVLFEILFFRVSDRMLANVKISTMFLIAAIGSTVRWIVVFLFPITSVFVVTQMLHAISFGIAHYAFIQYISTRLPKQQIASAQGMYAAFAMSLSTAFLTIPAGYLYDITPGLAFLGMAVCTVPAIFIVLFTRRKLAY